Within the Methanomassiliicoccales archaeon genome, the region AGGGAAAAGATGGGCCTCCCAGCGGTCCCGCCAATGGCCATCTCGGATCCCAAGGCACTCGAGGATTTCAGGACGATCATGAGAAAGACCGGTTTCGACAAGCTCATCGGAGGTGCGTAAATGTCTGGAAAGTTCGGATTCTTCCTCGGCTGCGTTGCGCCGCTGAGATACCCCGGTATCGAGAAGGCCACCCGTGAGGTCTTCAAGGCCTTGAACTATGAGCTGGTCGAGCTGGAGGGTGCTGGATGCTGCCCCGCGCCCGGTGTGATCAAGTCCTTCGATGAGCCCACATGGTTGGCTCTCGCTGCCCGCAACTTGGCGATCGCCGAGAAGAAGGGCGTCGACATCATGACCATCTGCAACGGATGCTACGGTTCGCTATTCGACGCGAACCATGTTCTTCACGAGCACCCGGAGAAGCTGAAAGAGGTCAATGAGATCCTGAAGGATATCGGCCTGCACTACAGCGGCAAGACCAAGGTCAGGCACTTCGCCGAAGTACTGCACAACGAGGTCGGCATGGAGAGGATCCAGGCCGCCGTCAAGAACAAGCTGGACCTGAACGTCGCGGCCCACTACGGCTGCCACTTCATCCGGCCCTCGAAGATCAAGCACCTGGACGACCCGGAGAGACCCGTCCTGCTGGACGAGCTGATCGAGTGGACCGGCGCTCACAGCCTCCCGTACAAGGACAAGAACATGTGCTGCGGAGCTGGCGGCGGCGTCAGGAGCAGGAACAGCAGCCTGGCGCTCGAGTTCACGGCCGAGAAGCTGAAGAACATCAAGGCGGCCGGCGGCATGTACATCATCGATGTCTGCCCGTTCTGCCACCTGCAGTTCGACAGGTCCCAGAAGGATGTCAAGGGATACGACATCCCGGTCATCCACCTGGCGCAGCTCTATGGTCTCGCCTTCGGTCTGCCCAGGTCCGACCTGGGCCTCGAGGCGCACGAAGTCAAGGTAAACCTGTGAGGATGCCAGGTTGCACACAGCCCATCTCATAGGCGTCTACACGCTGCGGGACATGCCCGAAGAGCTGACCGGGTTCGTGAACTTCCAGGCAAAGCTTGAGAAGCATGAGCTCCGGATGGACGAGCGCATCGCCCTGCTGGTGATCGTCGGCACGTCGTCGTATGTGCCGGTGTTCGTGGAGACCGTCAGCGACCTGACCGCGGTCCAGAAGAGGCTACTGGATCAGGACGCCGAGATGGACAACGTGACCAGGGAATCGCTCAAAAGGGTGCTGGCCGAGATCCGGGAACGTTCCGGGGCGTAAACGATTTCCAAACATCTTATCTTCCTTTTTCAGGCCGCGTAACACGAATCAGAAAAGGGCGGCACGCAATCTTTATATAAAAGTGGTACATTCCCAAAATATCCAATCATAGAGGTATCATCATGGCTGCAACATCTACAAAGAAGGTCGTTACAAAGGCCGCCTCACGTAAGGTGAAAGACCGGTGGAAGGCGAAGGAGTGGTACAAGGTATACGCTCCACGTATGTTCAACCAGGTCCAGCTGGGTGAGACCCCATCGGCGGACCCGTCTAGCCTGACCGGAAGGATCATCGAGGCCACCGTTCACGACCTGACCGGCGACTTCTCCAAGATGCACGTCAAGCTGAAGTTCAAGATCACCGAGATCAATGGGTTCGATGCGCACACCGTGCTCATCGGTCAGGATCTCACCAGCGATTACATCAGGCGCCTCACCCGGAGGAAGCGCACCAAGACCGACCACGTCATCGACATCACCACCAAGGACGGATACATCGTCCGGGTGAAGCCGATGAGCATCACCGAGAAGAGGATCCAGGCATCACAGGAGACCGCCGTCAGGACGCTCATGACCAAAGAGCTCCAGACCTCCGGCGCAGAAATGACCATCTCCGACATCATCAGGAGCGTCATCTCCGGAGAAATGGCCAAGAGGCTCTCCAACGTCAGCAAGGTCGTCGTACCGATCAAGAGGATCGAGATCCGCAAGACCGAGGTCATCCAGATGGGCAGCGCTCCGCAGGATGTTCCAGTCTTCGCGGCGCCGGAACCCGAGCCGGAAGCAGCGGTAGAGGTTACGGAAGAGGTCTCTGAGGCAGCGCCCGAGGCGCCCGCCGAGGAAGAGATCGCTCCGGCCGAGAAGGCCGACGAGTAAACCCTTTCGACAAACTCATTCAGATGCCGGGGTGGCTCAGCCTGGTGGAGCGTCGGACTCATAGGGTAAAGTGGTATTAACAGACCCTTCTCCAGGGCAATCCGAAGGTCGCGGGTTCGATTCCCGTCCCCGGCACTCCCTTTCACCATTTTCTTCTGATAGAGACCTTTTGCTCAATGTCACTCGTTTTCTCCCGTGTTCCACGTCATAACCCTCCCAAAACAATTTATCGGGGCGGTCCCGTAGCGAACCTTCGGTGAAAGGTTGAGGGTCATAATCTATACCGGCAAGGGTGGGGTCGGGAAAACATCAACCGCCGCTGCCACCGCCTTGCGGTCCGCACACATGGGATACAGGACTATTGTGGTCAGCACCGACTCGGCGCATTCTCTGGCCGATTCCCTGGACTTTCCCCTGACCGGCGAGATCAAGAACGTCGAGCCGAACCTGGACGCCATCGAGGTGGACGTCCTCTATGAGATGGAGCACAACTGGAAGGAGATCGGCAAGTACGTTTCCGATTTCCTCGAAGCCCAGGGCATGGACCCGGTCAGCGCCAAGGAGATGACCGTTTGGCCAGGGATGGAGCTGATGTCCGCCCTGTTCTATCTGGACGAGTTCTCCAAGAACGATCGTTATGACGTCATTATACTGGACACGGCGCCGACGGCGGAAACGCTGCGGCTGCTGAGCTTCCCGGAGACCTCTGACTGGTACTTCGATAAACTGTACAAGGTGTTCCGTAACACCATAAGGATAGCAAGGCTGACGGTGGGCAAGCTGATGAACACGCCTTTGCCCTCCAATGAGTTCCTCGACGACCTGGACCTCATCCGTACGCGGATGACCTCGGTCAAGAAGATCCTCACTGACCCGCAGGTCACATCCATCCGTCTGGTGGTGAACCCGGAGAAGATGGTGATCAATGAGACGAAGCGGGCCTTCACCTATCTTTGCCTATACAACCTGACCGTCGAATGCCTGGTCATCAATCGTCTCATACCGGAGGAGGAGAGGCGCCATTATCCCAAGGAGAAATGGGAGGAGCAGGCAAA harbors:
- the hdrB gene encoding CoB--CoM heterodisulfide reductase subunit B, with the translated sequence MSGKFGFFLGCVAPLRYPGIEKATREVFKALNYELVELEGAGCCPAPGVIKSFDEPTWLALAARNLAIAEKKGVDIMTICNGCYGSLFDANHVLHEHPEKLKEVNEILKDIGLHYSGKTKVRHFAEVLHNEVGMERIQAAVKNKLDLNVAAHYGCHFIRPSKIKHLDDPERPVLLDELIEWTGAHSLPYKDKNMCCGAGGGVRSRNSSLALEFTAEKLKNIKAAGGMYIIDVCPFCHLQFDRSQKDVKGYDIPVIHLAQLYGLAFGLPRSDLGLEAHEVKVNL
- a CDS encoding ArsA family ATPase; translation: MRVIIYTGKGGVGKTSTAAATALRSAHMGYRTIVVSTDSAHSLADSLDFPLTGEIKNVEPNLDAIEVDVLYEMEHNWKEIGKYVSDFLEAQGMDPVSAKEMTVWPGMELMSALFYLDEFSKNDRYDVIILDTAPTAETLRLLSFPETSDWYFDKLYKVFRNTIRIARLTVGKLMNTPLPSNEFLDDLDLIRTRMTSVKKILTDPQVTSIRLVVNPEKMVINETKRAFTYLCLYNLTVECLVINRLIPEEERRHYPKEKWEEQAKYMELIEESFSPLTMLRSNMFKTEVFGREKLNILAYNIFGETDPTRVFSTDKAMAIYREDGVDVLSLKLPFSSKDEVELYKAGDVLIVKVGWYKRSVSLPYSLVTKDATKAEFKDGRLLIKFEEVKKDGKEESRAC
- a CDS encoding DUF749 family protein encodes the protein MHTAHLIGVYTLRDMPEELTGFVNFQAKLEKHELRMDERIALLVIVGTSSYVPVFVETVSDLTAVQKRLLDQDAEMDNVTRESLKRVLAEIRERSGA
- a CDS encoding 30S ribosomal protein S3ae; the protein is MAATSTKKVVTKAASRKVKDRWKAKEWYKVYAPRMFNQVQLGETPSADPSSLTGRIIEATVHDLTGDFSKMHVKLKFKITEINGFDAHTVLIGQDLTSDYIRRLTRRKRTKTDHVIDITTKDGYIVRVKPMSITEKRIQASQETAVRTLMTKELQTSGAEMTISDIIRSVISGEMAKRLSNVSKVVVPIKRIEIRKTEVIQMGSAPQDVPVFAAPEPEPEAAVEVTEEVSEAAPEAPAEEEIAPAEKADE